Proteins from a genomic interval of Spirochaetota bacterium:
- a CDS encoding outer membrane lipoprotein-sorting protein: MSPRSTFMKPARIIAVITLILNVIIGGTPAYPLPRVTDVINRIDYLYEQVGDISVKVTITQNKASQGIKVFESLYFRRDKSDEFLIIMTAPDADKGNGYLRVGDNFWMYRQNTRTFQHISRDESIMGTDAKGGDFEKRKLADLYRPETDASGVEIITEEMLGKKPVYKFALTAKVNDVTYPRQVYWVQKEDYLTLKTQSYSLSGTLMQTAYFPKYTVVEGRYIPIQHIYIDEFEKGNKTIVELSGISLALLDPKIFTKAYLENLSR; this comes from the coding sequence ATGAGCCCCAGGAGTACTTTTATGAAACCGGCACGAATCATTGCAGTAATCACCCTCATCCTGAACGTCATTATCGGCGGCACGCCCGCGTACCCGCTCCCCCGCGTCACGGACGTGATCAACCGGATCGATTACCTCTACGAGCAGGTGGGCGATATCTCCGTCAAGGTGACCATCACCCAGAACAAGGCGAGCCAGGGGATCAAGGTGTTCGAGTCGCTCTACTTCCGCCGGGACAAGTCCGACGAGTTCCTCATCATCATGACGGCCCCGGACGCGGACAAGGGCAACGGCTACCTCCGGGTCGGGGACAATTTCTGGATGTATCGCCAGAACACGCGCACCTTCCAGCATATCAGCCGCGACGAGAGCATCATGGGCACAGACGCCAAGGGCGGCGACTTCGAGAAGAGAAAGCTCGCCGACCTCTACCGCCCCGAGACCGACGCCTCGGGGGTCGAGATCATTACCGAGGAGATGCTGGGAAAGAAACCGGTCTACAAGTTCGCGCTCACCGCGAAGGTGAATGACGTCACCTACCCGCGCCAGGTCTACTGGGTCCAGAAGGAGGATTACCTGACGCTCAAAACACAGTCCTATTCGCTCTCCGGCACGCTCATGCAGACTGCCTATTTCCCGAAATACACGGTCGTCGAGGGCCGCTACATCCCCATCCAGCACATCTACATCGACGAGTTCGAGAAGGGCAACAAGACCATCGTCGAGCTCTCGGGCATCTCACTTGCCCTGCTCGACCCGAAAATATTCACGAAGGCGTACCTCGAAAATTTAAGCAGGTAA
- a CDS encoding AbrB/MazE/SpoVT family DNA-binding domain-containing protein yields MPTVTVSTKYQIVIPREIRESLHVKAGQRFTAIQYGDRIELVPVKSVKSMRGYARGVDTEIKRDKDRT; encoded by the coding sequence ATGCCCACGGTCACGGTTTCGACAAAATACCAGATCGTCATACCCAGGGAGATACGGGAAAGCCTCCATGTGAAGGCGGGCCAGAGATTCACCGCTATCCAGTACGGGGACAGGATAGAGCTCGTCCCGGTGAAGAGCGTGAAATCCATGCGAGGGTACGCCCGGGGCGTCGATACGGAAATCAAAAGGGATAAGGACCGTACATGA
- a CDS encoding type II toxin-antitoxin system VapC family toxin, translated as MNLVDSSGWLEYFADGKNADFFAAPIEDMKNCIISSINVYEVFKKLLEERDEQTALQIIAVMHQCRIEPVDARLALLGAQISRDRKLPMADSLILATARQHNAILWTQDTHFKGIEGVRYIGK; from the coding sequence ATGAACCTGGTCGATTCATCGGGCTGGCTCGAGTATTTCGCCGACGGCAAAAACGCGGATTTTTTCGCGGCCCCCATCGAGGACATGAAAAACTGCATCATTTCATCGATTAACGTTTACGAGGTGTTTAAAAAACTACTGGAAGAGCGGGACGAACAGACCGCCCTGCAGATAATCGCGGTGATGCACCAGTGCCGCATTGAACCGGTCGACGCGCGCCTTGCGCTCCTGGGGGCGCAGATAAGCCGCGACCGAAAGCTCCCCATGGCTGACAGCCTCATCCTCGCTACGGCCCGGCAGCATAATGCGATCCTATGGACACAGGACACGCATTTTAAGGGAATTGAGGGCGTCCGGTATATTGGGAAGTAA